One genomic segment of Polynucleobacter sp. MWH-UH2A includes these proteins:
- the rfaE2 gene encoding D-glycero-beta-D-manno-heptose 1-phosphate adenylyltransferase, which yields MSTYSSPSFESKVCTPAQLQERISKLPRPLVFTNGVFDILHRGHASYLAQARALGASLVVGVNSDASVKMLGKGDDRPINSEADRQALLAALESVDLVVIFSEQTPVNLIEQIRPDIYVKGGDYEIDTLAETKLVKTWGGKAVAIPFLYERSTTSLLGKIRS from the coding sequence ATGAGTACATATTCTTCGCCCTCTTTTGAGTCTAAAGTTTGCACCCCGGCACAACTTCAAGAGCGTATTTCAAAATTACCAAGACCCCTTGTTTTTACCAATGGTGTCTTTGATATTTTGCATCGTGGGCATGCCAGCTATCTCGCTCAGGCACGTGCACTGGGTGCCAGCCTGGTAGTCGGAGTTAATTCAGATGCCTCAGTCAAAATGTTGGGTAAAGGTGATGATAGGCCAATCAATTCTGAAGCTGATCGCCAAGCATTGCTAGCAGCCCTAGAGAGCGTTGATTTAGTCGTGATATTTTCTGAGCAAACGCCTGTGAATTTGATTGAACAAATTCGTCCAGATATTTACGTCAAGGGCGGAGATTATGAAATCGATACCCTGGCAGAGACTAAGCTCGTAAAGACTTGGGGGGGCAAAGCTGTCGCAATCCCATTCTTATACGAGCGCTCCACTACAAGCTTGCTAGGAAAAATACGCTCGTAG